A window of Hypnocyclicus thermotrophus contains these coding sequences:
- a CDS encoding FAD-dependent oxidoreductase — translation MKSLELKKDIYWVGAFDPNLRIFDIIMETQFGTTYNSYIVKGSEKTAIFETVKVKFFDKYVEKLKSILGDLNKVDYIVVDHTEPDHAGSVEKLLELIPHAKVVGSQAAIDFLADICNREIDSIVVEHGDTLNLGNKTLKFISAPFLHWPDSIYTYVPEDNLLFTCDSFGSHYSFDQILYSKIPTEKHDDYMSALLYYYTAIFGPFKKYVLEAIDKIKDFNIDMICTGHGPVLDKNPLEIVEIYKKWSIETNSNEKPKIVIPYVSAYGYTEEIAEKIIEGINSFGDFDIKKYNINIANYGELKQSIMNEIYWADGILLGTSTINGDALPPIWDIAISLNPIVHGGKIASAFGSYGWSGEGVPNIIDRFEQLRMNVVDPYRIKFKPSKDELLNAVEFGKKFAEYVTTGQVPPRKQEEIELLETLNPSGEIKKWRCLVCGEIFEGVLPPMVCPACGVGQELFEVIEETSAVLTTSEAEENIIIIGNGAAGISAAEAARERNKNANIEIIAKASIDAYYRPSISDFLGDNVTLDELYLKEKSWYIKNNIKVSLNTLIEKIDTNNKTIYLGDSTKRKYDKLIIATGSRSNIPPILGVEKPGTYTLRGKVDADRIKENLKTVNKIAVVGGGILGLEVASEIAEMGKEVIIVEMEARIFPKQLDEEGSVILEEIIKNRGIKLYKNHFVRKINGNEKVTGIELDNGKSINVDMVIISAGIRCNKELAERSGIITNYGIVVNNKMETNVKDVYACGDVAEFEGIVQGLWKTALEQGKVAGANAVGDDLTYTLENQPVTFSGLDTEIFSIGDIGNDPEKNYQISVYNDPINKVYKKAYFENNKFVGGVLIGDITAAGSLLSGIKLKSDMKELTKKLYK, via the coding sequence ATGAAATCTCTAGAATTAAAAAAAGATATTTATTGGGTAGGAGCTTTTGACCCAAATTTAAGAATTTTTGATATTATAATGGAAACACAGTTTGGAACTACTTATAATTCTTATATAGTAAAAGGTAGTGAAAAAACAGCAATTTTTGAGACAGTTAAAGTGAAATTTTTCGATAAATATGTAGAAAAATTAAAAAGTATATTAGGTGATTTAAATAAAGTTGATTATATAGTAGTAGATCATACAGAGCCGGATCATGCAGGGTCTGTAGAAAAATTATTAGAACTTATACCACATGCAAAAGTAGTTGGGTCACAAGCAGCTATAGATTTTTTAGCAGATATATGTAATAGAGAAATAGATTCAATTGTTGTAGAGCACGGTGATACTTTAAATCTTGGGAATAAAACACTTAAATTTATTTCAGCTCCATTTTTACATTGGCCAGATTCTATTTATACTTATGTACCAGAAGACAATTTATTATTTACATGTGATTCATTTGGTTCACATTACAGTTTTGATCAAATATTATATTCAAAAATACCAACTGAAAAACATGATGACTATATGTCAGCATTATTATATTATTATACTGCTATTTTTGGACCATTTAAAAAATATGTACTTGAGGCAATAGATAAAATAAAAGATTTTAATATTGATATGATATGTACTGGGCATGGGCCTGTATTAGATAAAAATCCGTTAGAAATAGTAGAAATTTATAAAAAATGGTCAATAGAAACAAATTCAAATGAAAAACCTAAAATAGTAATTCCTTATGTATCAGCATATGGATATACCGAAGAAATTGCAGAAAAAATAATAGAAGGAATAAATAGTTTTGGGGATTTTGATATAAAAAAATATAATATAAATATTGCAAACTATGGAGAATTAAAGCAATCAATAATGAATGAAATATATTGGGCTGATGGGATATTGTTAGGAACATCTACTATAAATGGCGATGCACTTCCACCTATTTGGGATATAGCTATTTCATTAAATCCTATTGTACATGGTGGGAAAATAGCGTCTGCATTTGGTTCTTATGGATGGAGTGGAGAAGGAGTACCAAACATTATAGATAGATTTGAACAACTTAGAATGAATGTAGTTGATCCATACAGAATAAAATTCAAACCATCAAAAGATGAACTTTTAAATGCTGTAGAATTTGGTAAAAAATTTGCAGAATATGTAACGACAGGCCAAGTACCACCTAGAAAACAAGAAGAAATAGAACTTTTAGAAACTTTGAATCCAAGTGGAGAAATAAAAAAATGGAGATGTCTTGTATGTGGAGAAATATTTGAAGGTGTTCTTCCACCTATGGTTTGTCCAGCTTGTGGAGTAGGACAAGAATTATTTGAAGTTATAGAAGAAACATCAGCAGTATTAACAACTAGCGAAGCAGAAGAAAATATTATTATCATAGGAAATGGAGCAGCTGGAATATCGGCTGCAGAAGCTGCTAGAGAGAGAAATAAAAATGCTAATATAGAAATAATAGCAAAAGCTTCTATCGATGCATATTATAGACCAAGTATATCAGATTTTTTAGGTGATAATGTTACATTAGATGAGCTTTATTTAAAAGAAAAATCATGGTACATAAAAAACAATATAAAAGTTTCATTGAATACATTAATAGAAAAAATAGATACAAATAATAAAACTATTTATTTAGGAGATTCTACAAAAAGAAAATATGATAAACTTATAATAGCTACTGGAAGTAGATCAAATATTCCACCAATTTTAGGAGTTGAAAAACCAGGCACTTATACTCTTAGAGGAAAAGTAGATGCAGATAGAATAAAAGAAAATCTAAAAACAGTAAATAAAATAGCTGTAGTTGGTGGAGGAATTTTAGGATTAGAAGTAGCATCAGAAATAGCTGAAATGGGAAAAGAGGTAATTATAGTAGAAATGGAAGCAAGAATTTTTCCAAAACAGCTTGATGAAGAGGGTTCAGTTATTTTAGAAGAAATCATAAAAAATAGAGGAATAAAATTATATAAAAATCACTTTGTAAGAAAAATAAACGGCAATGAAAAAGTAACAGGAATAGAACTTGATAATGGAAAATCTATTAATGTGGATATGGTAATAATAAGTGCTGGAATTAGATGTAACAAAGAGCTTGCAGAAAGATCAGGAATAATTACAAATTACGGAATAGTAGTTAATAATAAAATGGAAACAAATGTAAAAGATGTTTATGCTTGTGGAGATGTAGCAGAATTTGAAGGGATAGTACAAGGATTATGGAAAACAGCACTTGAGCAAGGTAAAGTAGCAGGAGCAAATGCGGTAGGAGATGATTTAACGTATACATTAGAAAATCAACCTGTAACATTTTCAGGATTAGATACAGAGATATTTTCAATAGGAGATATAGGAAATGATCCAGAAAAAAACTATCAAATATCAGTATATAACGATCCTATAAATAAAGTTTATAAAAAAGCGTATTTTGAAAATAATAAATTTGTAGGTGGAGTACTTATAGGAGATATAACAGCTGCGGGCTCTTTATTATCAGGAATAAAATTAAAATCAGATATGAAAGAACTAACTAAAAAATTATATAAATAA
- a CDS encoding methyl-accepting chemotaxis protein: protein MKKISMFIVLSTIIITAITSIIASKLIGNLLLFSLAVIIIPLILSFIMLFMFILPRLGALNTIFNVLKDIAEGNLETDLSEVEKVNPALAEKLSKFFVLLNKVIDNSVVRIDKILDKNNVLEQDLDGIVMGNNESVKNGLLQLTEAVQDTMDQMRNQTASTQESLAGIEEVSASAISMNENAKYSLDISTEAKQQANESIKNIDNLSNKMNQINQSVENANVKIQELTVLSENIGNIIIAINSISEKTNLLALNAAIEAARAGEAGRGFSVVAEEIRKLAEQTNEETKKIESIIFDIQNKVMDTKIANDDVSKNVTEGLEVNTVVNEQINKILEITEKTNAKIEEITYATEEQMNATEEISKAINSISESATEIESKGMFNLEVTEEVSDMLATKLIEIKDIIKELENFKEELKELKK, encoded by the coding sequence ATGAAAAAGATATCAATGTTTATTGTACTATCTACAATTATTATAACAGCAATTACATCTATAATAGCTTCAAAACTTATAGGAAACTTATTACTTTTTAGTTTAGCAGTAATAATAATACCACTTATTTTATCTTTTATTATGCTATTTATGTTTATTTTACCAAGACTTGGAGCATTAAACACAATTTTTAATGTATTAAAAGATATCGCAGAAGGAAATTTGGAGACGGATTTATCAGAAGTAGAAAAAGTTAATCCAGCTTTAGCAGAAAAGCTTTCTAAGTTTTTTGTATTATTGAATAAAGTTATAGATAATTCTGTTGTGAGAATAGATAAAATTCTTGATAAAAATAATGTATTAGAACAAGATCTTGATGGGATTGTTATGGGGAATAATGAAAGTGTAAAAAATGGATTATTACAATTAACAGAAGCAGTACAAGATACTATGGATCAAATGAGAAATCAAACTGCAAGTACTCAAGAATCACTTGCAGGAATAGAAGAAGTATCAGCTTCAGCTATCTCAATGAATGAAAATGCAAAATATTCATTAGATATATCAACAGAAGCAAAACAACAAGCTAATGAAAGTATAAAAAATATTGATAATTTATCAAATAAAATGAATCAGATTAATCAAAGTGTGGAGAATGCAAATGTAAAAATTCAAGAATTAACTGTACTATCAGAAAATATAGGAAATATTATTATTGCTATAAATTCAATATCAGAAAAAACAAATTTATTAGCGCTAAATGCAGCAATAGAAGCAGCTAGAGCTGGAGAAGCAGGAAGAGGATTTAGTGTAGTAGCAGAAGAGATAAGAAAATTAGCAGAGCAAACAAATGAAGAAACAAAAAAAATAGAATCAATTATATTTGATATACAAAATAAAGTAATGGATACTAAAATAGCAAATGATGATGTATCTAAAAATGTTACAGAAGGACTTGAAGTAAATACTGTTGTTAATGAGCAAATAAATAAAATACTTGAAATAACAGAAAAAACAAATGCAAAAATAGAAGAAATAACTTATGCAACAGAAGAACAAATGAATGCAACGGAAGAAATAAGCAAAGCAATAAATAGTATTAGTGAAAGTGCTACAGAGATAGAATCAAAAGGAATGTTTAATTTAGAAGTAACAGAAGAAGTATCAGATATGCTCGCGACAAAACTTATAGAAATAAAAGATATAATAAAAGAGCTAGAAAATTTTAAAGAAGAATTAAAGGAATTAAAAAAATAA